One genomic window of Magnolia sinica isolate HGM2019 chromosome 3, MsV1, whole genome shotgun sequence includes the following:
- the LOC131239765 gene encoding cytochrome P450 71A1-like: MALSTTLSAWLPLLIMIIIPSLPLFLLIHKRNSKRRSKLPPGPPGLPILGNLHQLTSLPHRKFWLLSRKYGPLMHLQLGHVPTLIVSSARIAKEVMKSQDLHFCSRPALVSQRKLSYNFSDVAFAPYGEYWREMRKISIVDLLSTKRVQSFREIRGDEVAKMVASISSSSSRAEPVNLSEMMLSLTYDIVSWAAFGKSYNEGSEDEKMEFHEVLKETGIMLGSFFVADYLPWMWWADVITGLYGRLERSFSKLDAFYERLINEHQNRNKPEAEEDDFVDVLLRLQHEFHLTKDQIKGIIMNVLIAGTETSSTLVVWAMTELMRNPKTMKKAQDEVRRIVGNKGKVEESDLHQLEYLKIVIKETLRLHPPGALLLPRETIQDCRIDGYDVAAKTRVIVNAFAIGRDPSSWENPEEFMPERFTGSSIDYKGQDFELIPFGAGRRVCPGMYFGAMIYELALANLLYSFNWDFSAGMKKEDVDMTEEFGVVVHKKHDLYLVPTEYSKFG, encoded by the exons ATGGCTCTCAGCACCACCCTCTCAGCATGGCTTCCTCTTCTTATAATGATTATAATcccttctcttcctctcttccttttaATACACAAAAGGAATAGTAAAAGACGCTCAAAGCTACCTCCAGGTCCACCTGGGCTTCCCATCTTAGGCAACCTGCACCAGCTCACTTCCTTGCCTCATCGCAAGTTCTGGCTACTCTCTAGAAAGTATGGCCCACTCATGCATTTGCAACTGGGTCATGTACCGACCCTCATCGTTTCTTCTGCGAGAATTGCCAAGGAGGTCATGAAATCTCAAGATCTTCATTTCTGCAGCCGGCCGGCACTCGTCTCGCAAAGAAAACTCTCTTACAATTTCTCTGATGTGGCTTTTGCACCATACGGTGAGTACTGGCGAGAGATGCGTAAGATCAGCATCGTTGATCTTCTTAGCACGAAGAGAGTGCAATCCTTTCGAGAAATTCGAGGGGATGAAGTCGCAAAAATGGTTGCTTCgatttcttcgtcttcttctcgCGCAGAACCTGTTAATCTGAGTGAGATGATGCTTTCTCTCACCTACGATATAGTTTCTTGGGCTGCTTTCGGTAAGAGCTATAACGAAGGAAGTGAAGATGAGAAGATGGAATTTCATGAAGTGCTCAAGGAGACAGGGATCATGTTGGGGAGTTTCTTTGTTGCCGATTATTTACCATGGATGTGGTGGGCCGATGTTATCACGGGGTTGTATGGACGGCTGGAGCGGAGTTTCTCTAAGTTGGATGCTTTTTATGAAAGACTCATCAACGAGCACCAGAATAGGAATAAGCCTGAAGCTGAGGAGGATGACTTTGTGGATGTGCTGCTTCGCTTGCAGCATGAATTCCATCTCACCAAAGATCAAATCAAAGGAATTATTATG AATGTTTTGATCGCTGGAACAGAAACAAGCTCGACACTCGTGGTTTGGGCAATGACAGAACTTATGAGGAACCCAAAAACAATGAAGAAAGCACAAGATGAAGTTAGAAGAATTGTTGGGAATAAAGGAAAGGTGGAAGAAAGCGATCTTCATCAACTTGAATACCTTAAGATAGTTATAAAAGAGACACTGAGGTTACACCCTCCAGGGGCACTTCTACTTCCTCGAGAAACCATCCAGGATTGCAGGATCGATGGATATGATGTTGCTGCGAAGACTAGGGTGATTGTGAATGCATTCGCAATCGGGAGAGACCCCAGTTCATGGGAAAACCCAGAAGAATTCATGCCAGAGAGATTCACGGGCAGCTCTATCGATTACAAAGGGCAAGATTTTGAACTCATACCATTTGGGGCAGGTAGGAGAGTTTGTCCTGGGATGTATTTTGGAGCCATGATTTATGAGCTCGCCCTTGCGAATCTTCTCTATTCTTTTAATTGGGATTTTTCAGCTGGGATGAAGAAAGAGGATGTGGATATGACTGAGGAATTCGGAGTTGTTGTGCATAAGAAACATGATCTTTATCTTGTGCCGACCGAATATAGCAAATTTggttaa